One stretch of Oncorhynchus tshawytscha isolate Ot180627B linkage group LG19, Otsh_v2.0, whole genome shotgun sequence DNA includes these proteins:
- the LOC112218859 gene encoding carboxypeptidase A1-like: protein MKVLLVLVALSVAIIGKETFEGHQVLRITGKDEFQHSLLKDMAEMEHLQLDVWMEPIDLSTPVDIRVPFTSLQTVKAFLETEDIPYSVMIMDLQVMLDEEKEQRLSAACATEPRTTDDYNYTNYHNGDEIYSFQDMLVAENPKLVSKIVIGQSYEGRPLNVLKFSTGGTNRRGIWINTGIHSREWITQASGTWFAKKIVTDYGHDAALTAILDNMDIFLEIVTNPDGYNYSHKTNRMWRKTRKPNPGSSCDGTDLNRNWDAGFGTAGSSGNPCDQTYRGPKAHSESEVKSIVDFVKSHGNLKAFIDIHSYSQRLMYPYGYTATPCNDQRELHDLARKAITGLASLYGTSFRYGSVMTTIYRASGISIDWSYNQGIKYSYTFELRDTGRYGFILPANQIIPTAKEAWLALMAIMEHTKDNTN from the exons ATGAAGGTGCTGCTCGTCTTGGTTGCACTGTCTGTGGCCATTATCGGCAAGGAGACCTTTGAGGG GCACCAGGTGCTTCGTATCACTGGGAAGGATGAGTTCCAGCACTCTCTCCTGAAGGACATGGCTGAGATGGAACATCTCCAG CTGGATGTGTGGATGGAGCCCATTGACCTCTCCACTCCTGTGGACATCAGAGTTCCCTTCACCAGCCTGCAGACTGTCAAGGCCTTCCTGGAGACTGAAGACATCCCGTACTCCGTCATGATCATGGACCTACAG GTTATGTTGGACGAGGAGAAGGAGCAGAGGCTGAGTGCTGCATGTGCCACTGAGCCCAGAACCACAGATGACTACAACTACACCAACTACCACAACGGGGATGAG atctaCAGTTTTCAGGACATGCTGGTGGCTGAGAACCCCAAACTGGTCAGCAAGATCGTGATTGGTCAGAGCTATGAGGGCCGCCCTCTGAATGTGCTCAAA TTTAGCACTGGTGGCACCAACCGTCGTGGCATCTGGATTAACACTGGAATCCACTCCAGAGAATGGATCACTCAGGCTAGTGGCACCTGGTTTGCCAAGAAG ATTGTGACTGACTACGGACATGACGCCGCACTCACTGCCATTCTGGACAACATGGATATCTTCCTGGAGATTGTGACCAACCCAGATGGCTACAACTACAGCCACAAAACT AACCGTATGTGGCGTAAGACCAGGAAGCCAAACCCTGGCTCTTCTTGTGATGGAACTGACCTCAACAGGAACTGGGATGCTGGTTTTGGAA CCGCTGGCTCTAGCGGTAACCCCTGCGATCAGACTTACCGCGGGCCCAAGGCCCACTCAGAGTCTGAGGTCAAGTCCATCGTGGACTTTGTCAAGTCTCATGGCAACCTGAAGGCCTTCATCGACATCCACAGCTACTCCCAGAGGCTCATGTACCCCTACGGCTACACTGCAACCCCTTGCAACGACCAGAGAGAACTG CACGACCTGGCTAGGAAGGCCATCACTGGCCTGGCTAGCCTGTACGGAACCTCCTTCAGATACGGCAGCGTCATGACCACCATAT ACCGAGCCAGTGGCATCAGTATTGACTGGTCCTACAACCAGGGCATCAAGTACTCCTACACCTTCGAGCTGAGAGACACCGGTCGCTATGGTTTCATCCTGCCAGCCAAtcagatcatccctactgccaaGGAGGCTTGGCTAGCTCTGATGGCCATCATGGAGCACACCAAGGACAACACCAACTAG
- the cep41 gene encoding centrosomal protein of 41 kDa isoform X2 has protein sequence MKRRIPQNPKYQHVRTRLDTGCSLTKYVERLEEIKKNYRYRKDELFKRLKVTTFAQLVIQVASVSDLNESVSDGETPRLEADMERLSEQNNGSPLPTPTPAQFFDNNNDAGDAGYSPRSTLQSVISGVGELDLDKNGQKTVTLTTVSSPRLPDGPYPDCPYLLLDVRDREQYDQCHIISAYSYPIATLSRTMNPYTKEVLDYKNVSGKIIIVYDEDERIAAQAATAMCERGFQNLFMLSGGLKVIAQKFPEGMTTGTIPASCLPSPKVTAGRKRYTHRQVFMPADRKWRFTSDDMANIQAHLEEMLVPSDTNSRFSSRMSTSSAQSKASSARSLHTSSLAGSETARSQSSRPWK, from the exons ATGAAAAGGAGAATACCTCAGAACCCCAAATATCAACATGTGAGGACAAGGCTTGACACAG GATGCAGCCTGACGAAGTAtgtggagaggctggaggagatAAAGAAAA ATTACAGGTACAGAAAGGATGAACTCTTCAAAAGGCTTAAAGTTACAACATTTGCACAGTTG GTAATTCAGGTAGCATCGGTTTCGGACCTGAATGAAAGTGTGAGTGATGGCGAAACACCAAGGCTGGAAG CCGACATGGAGCGTCTGTCTGAGCAGAACAACGGTTCCCCCCTGCCTACGCCCACACCTGCTCAGTTCTTCGACAACAACAATGACGCAGGGGACGCTGGCTACTCCCCCAGGTCGACACTTCAAAG TGTAATAAGCGGGGTGGGAGAGCTGGATCTGGATAAGAACGGTCAGAAGACAGTGACTCTGACAACCGTGTCCAGCCCTCGGCTTCCAGATGGACCCTACCCAGACTGTCCATACCTGCTGCTGGAcgtcagggacagagagcagtACGACCAGTGTCACATCATCAGCG CATACAGTTACCCCATCGCAACCCTCTCAAGAACAATGAATCCCTACACCAAGGAGGTGCTGGATTAT AAAAATGTTTCTGGTAAAATCATCATCGTATATGATGAGGATGAGAGGATAGCTGCCCAGGCAGCCACTGCCATGTGTGAACGGGGCTTCCAGAACCTCTTCATGCTATCTGGAG GCCTGAAGGTGATTGCGCAGAAGTTTCCAGAGGGGATGACAACAGGCACCATCCCCGCGTCGTGCCTCCCGTCTCCCAAGGTGACAGCGGGCAGGAAGCGCTACACCCACAGACAGGTTTTCATGCCAGCCGATAGGAAGTGGAGGTTCACCTCAGACGACATGGCCAACATCCAGGCACACTTGGAGGAGATGCTCGTTCCCTCGGACACCAACA GCCGGTTCAGCAGCCGCATGTCCACCAGCAGTGCCCAGTCCAAAGCATCCAGCGCTCGGAGTCTACACACTTCCTCTTTAGCCGGCTCTGAAACCGCCAGATCCCAGAGCAGCCGACCGTGGAAATAA
- the cep41 gene encoding centrosomal protein of 41 kDa isoform X1, whose product MSTKSSIGNTEYMKRRIPQNPKYQHVRTRLDTGCSLTKYVERLEEIKKNYRYRKDELFKRLKVTTFAQLVIQVASVSDLNESVSDGETPRLEADMERLSEQNNGSPLPTPTPAQFFDNNNDAGDAGYSPRSTLQSVISGVGELDLDKNGQKTVTLTTVSSPRLPDGPYPDCPYLLLDVRDREQYDQCHIISAYSYPIATLSRTMNPYTKEVLDYKNVSGKIIIVYDEDERIAAQAATAMCERGFQNLFMLSGGLKVIAQKFPEGMTTGTIPASCLPSPKVTAGRKRYTHRQVFMPADRKWRFTSDDMANIQAHLEEMLVPSDTNSRFSSRMSTSSAQSKASSARSLHTSSLAGSETARSQSSRPWK is encoded by the exons ATGTCGACAAAGAGCAGTATTGGCAACACGGAG TACATGAAAAGGAGAATACCTCAGAACCCCAAATATCAACATGTGAGGACAAGGCTTGACACAG GATGCAGCCTGACGAAGTAtgtggagaggctggaggagatAAAGAAAA ATTACAGGTACAGAAAGGATGAACTCTTCAAAAGGCTTAAAGTTACAACATTTGCACAGTTG GTAATTCAGGTAGCATCGGTTTCGGACCTGAATGAAAGTGTGAGTGATGGCGAAACACCAAGGCTGGAAG CCGACATGGAGCGTCTGTCTGAGCAGAACAACGGTTCCCCCCTGCCTACGCCCACACCTGCTCAGTTCTTCGACAACAACAATGACGCAGGGGACGCTGGCTACTCCCCCAGGTCGACACTTCAAAG TGTAATAAGCGGGGTGGGAGAGCTGGATCTGGATAAGAACGGTCAGAAGACAGTGACTCTGACAACCGTGTCCAGCCCTCGGCTTCCAGATGGACCCTACCCAGACTGTCCATACCTGCTGCTGGAcgtcagggacagagagcagtACGACCAGTGTCACATCATCAGCG CATACAGTTACCCCATCGCAACCCTCTCAAGAACAATGAATCCCTACACCAAGGAGGTGCTGGATTAT AAAAATGTTTCTGGTAAAATCATCATCGTATATGATGAGGATGAGAGGATAGCTGCCCAGGCAGCCACTGCCATGTGTGAACGGGGCTTCCAGAACCTCTTCATGCTATCTGGAG GCCTGAAGGTGATTGCGCAGAAGTTTCCAGAGGGGATGACAACAGGCACCATCCCCGCGTCGTGCCTCCCGTCTCCCAAGGTGACAGCGGGCAGGAAGCGCTACACCCACAGACAGGTTTTCATGCCAGCCGATAGGAAGTGGAGGTTCACCTCAGACGACATGGCCAACATCCAGGCACACTTGGAGGAGATGCTCGTTCCCTCGGACACCAACA GCCGGTTCAGCAGCCGCATGTCCACCAGCAGTGCCCAGTCCAAAGCATCCAGCGCTCGGAGTCTACACACTTCCTCTTTAGCCGGCTCTGAAACCGCCAGATCCCAGAGCAGCCGACCGTGGAAATAA